A genomic region of Mitsuaria sp. 7 contains the following coding sequences:
- a CDS encoding PEP-CTERM sorting domain-containing protein, which yields MRIATRVYQAFAPRRSWITAPGLLAIALVASGSAATAATYSAESRSEARTLNLTAPVDAKSVVDSVPAGTVTSAQIFDFQSNFNGSQSSSNASGSAIAGRVLLTAKTITRTTGRLKSAPIASSSASARLTDSFIIQCGGCADGTVGTMLFQVVTLSKFTSASFGNITDAPPFGLARSDVTWNTSLQVNSTGLDAVTGAWPTTVTAGAAFSHVTDSAGLDDLSATGLRGVRNTFALTFAFGRPIELDFAASMQANGSSLPSGLESQYSYGTTGMGEAITAWGGILSVRDSSGQLVNGFSALTSQGISYAQSFSDAVPEPATWALMGLGALVLPLLARRARRMDCRSQA from the coding sequence ATGCGCATCGCGACACGTGTCTATCAAGCCTTCGCGCCGCGCAGGTCCTGGATCACCGCGCCAGGTCTGCTGGCGATCGCGCTGGTCGCCTCTGGTTCAGCAGCGACGGCCGCCACCTACAGCGCCGAGTCGCGCAGCGAAGCCCGGACGCTGAACCTCACCGCGCCGGTCGACGCCAAATCGGTGGTGGACAGCGTGCCCGCCGGCACCGTGACCTCCGCGCAGATTTTTGATTTCCAGTCGAATTTCAATGGCTCCCAGAGCAGCAGCAACGCCAGCGGCAGCGCGATCGCGGGGCGGGTGCTCCTCACCGCGAAAACCATCACGCGCACCACCGGGCGTCTGAAGTCTGCGCCCATTGCCTCGTCGAGCGCGTCGGCCCGGTTGACCGACAGCTTCATCATCCAATGCGGCGGCTGCGCTGACGGCACTGTCGGCACGATGCTGTTCCAGGTGGTGACCTTGAGCAAGTTCACTTCGGCGTCCTTTGGCAACATCACCGACGCGCCGCCTTTCGGCCTCGCGCGCAGCGACGTGACATGGAACACCTCGCTGCAGGTGAACAGCACCGGCCTCGACGCGGTGACCGGTGCCTGGCCGACCACCGTGACGGCCGGAGCGGCGTTCTCCCATGTGACTGACAGCGCCGGGCTCGACGACCTCAGCGCGACCGGCTTGCGCGGCGTGAGGAACACCTTCGCGTTGACCTTCGCTTTCGGGCGACCCATCGAGCTCGATTTCGCCGCCTCGATGCAAGCCAATGGATCCTCCCTCCCGTCGGGGCTGGAGTCGCAGTATTCCTATGGCACCACGGGGATGGGGGAAGCAATCACCGCGTGGGGCGGCATCCTGTCGGTGCGGGACTCGTCCGGGCAACTGGTGAACGGGTTCTCGGCGCTGACCTCGCAGGGCATCAGCTACGCGCAGTCGTTCTCCGATGCGGTCCCCGAGCCCGCCACCTGGGCGCTGATGGGGCTGGGTGCTCTGGTCCTGCCGCTGCTGGCGCGCCGCGCGAGGCGGATGGACTGCCGGTCTCAAGCTTGA
- a CDS encoding response regulator: MPQPEHRAEDPQSPEAEHDLGNAVVPDDRSAVASTRLLVLVVERDPHIRELEAHFLQQAGFEVAFAVDGREALRQARERLPDIVITEVLVPKLDGLALCRQLKSDELTKGITVLVFSILAANSRAAEAGADAFLMKPLAEQRLLSTVKSLIQKRQTSKG; encoded by the coding sequence ATGCCCCAACCGGAACACCGAGCCGAAGATCCGCAGTCCCCCGAGGCCGAGCACGACCTCGGCAACGCAGTGGTCCCTGACGATCGCAGCGCCGTCGCGAGCACGCGGCTGCTGGTGCTGGTCGTCGAGCGGGACCCTCACATCCGCGAGCTGGAAGCGCACTTCCTCCAGCAGGCGGGCTTCGAGGTCGCGTTCGCCGTCGATGGGCGCGAAGCGCTGAGGCAGGCGCGCGAGCGGCTGCCCGACATCGTCATCACCGAAGTGCTGGTGCCCAAGCTCGACGGATTGGCGCTGTGCCGCCAGCTCAAGAGCGATGAGCTCACCAAGGGCATCACCGTGCTGGTCTTCAGCATCCTCGCCGCCAACAGCCGCGCCGCGGAGGCCGGCGCGGACGCCTTCCTCATGAAACCCTTGGCCGAACAGCGGTTGCTCAGCACCGTGAAGTCGCTCATCCAGAAAAGACAGACGTCGAAAGGCTAG
- a CDS encoding ATPase domain-containing protein, giving the protein MGSHHEAEASSPASQPLARLSTGNPDLDSIMFGGFPAHSINILMGEPGSGKTILAERLMFANAEDDGRSILFFTTLSEPADKVVRYLQQFDFYDETKLGTVIHYSSIGQELAEQGVGALVTILKEAITEQRPKIIVIDSFKAIHDLSTSVPEMRKMLYEVAGLLTAYETTAFLVGEYSEDQISTYPEFAVADSMIELARNKLGTRDERFLRVLKLRGSGYLEGLHGFRITNGGLEVYPRLVSPDEPPGYDLLKERIPTGIDGLDDLLDGGLPRGRSTFVLGQTGAGKTTLAMQFVMEGLQRGEGCMYVSFEENPTQLEAQLRNMGLDTRDARQRGLHFLYVSPVELQIDSIASALHRVVREGGIQRLVVDAVGDLLMTTSDPQRLHSYLYALAQHFAVKGVTSMFTYETIGKDLFTETRMSALADNIILLGIQIEDRKARRTLRIVKARGIAHDLDEHELTISSSGVKVV; this is encoded by the coding sequence ATGGGTTCCCACCACGAGGCCGAAGCGTCATCGCCGGCCAGCCAGCCATTGGCGCGCCTGTCCACCGGCAACCCGGATCTGGACTCGATCATGTTCGGCGGCTTCCCCGCCCACTCGATCAACATCCTGATGGGCGAGCCCGGCAGCGGCAAGACCATCCTCGCCGAACGGCTGATGTTCGCCAATGCCGAGGACGACGGCCGCTCCATCCTCTTCTTCACCACCCTGTCGGAACCCGCGGACAAGGTGGTCCGCTACCTGCAGCAATTCGACTTCTACGACGAGACCAAGCTCGGCACCGTCATCCACTACAGCTCCATCGGCCAGGAACTGGCCGAACAGGGCGTGGGCGCGCTGGTGACCATCCTCAAGGAAGCGATCACGGAGCAGCGGCCCAAGATCATCGTCATCGACTCGTTCAAGGCCATCCACGACCTCTCCACCTCGGTGCCGGAGATGCGCAAGATGCTGTACGAGGTGGCCGGCCTGCTGACCGCCTACGAGACCACGGCCTTCCTCGTGGGCGAGTACAGCGAGGACCAGATCTCGACCTATCCGGAGTTCGCCGTTGCCGACAGCATGATCGAACTCGCGCGCAACAAGCTGGGCACGCGCGACGAGCGCTTCCTGCGCGTGCTCAAGCTGCGCGGCAGCGGCTACCTGGAAGGTCTGCACGGTTTCCGCATCACCAATGGCGGCCTGGAGGTCTACCCTCGCCTGGTCAGTCCGGACGAACCGCCGGGTTACGACCTGCTGAAGGAACGCATCCCCACGGGCATCGACGGCCTGGACGACCTGCTGGACGGCGGGCTGCCGCGCGGCCGATCGACCTTCGTGCTGGGCCAGACCGGCGCGGGCAAGACCACGCTGGCCATGCAGTTCGTCATGGAAGGCCTGCAGCGCGGCGAAGGCTGCATGTACGTGTCCTTCGAAGAGAATCCCACCCAGCTCGAAGCGCAACTGCGCAACATGGGGCTCGACACACGGGACGCCCGGCAACGCGGCCTGCACTTCCTGTACGTGTCTCCGGTCGAGCTCCAGATCGACAGCATCGCGTCCGCGCTGCACCGCGTGGTTCGAGAGGGCGGCATCCAGCGCCTGGTGGTCGACGCCGTGGGCGACCTGCTGATGACCACCAGCGATCCGCAGCGCCTGCACAGCTACCTGTACGCATTGGCGCAGCACTTCGCGGTCAAGGGCGTCACGAGCATGTTCACGTACGAGACCATCGGCAAGGACCTGTTCACGGAGACGCGCATGAGCGCGCTGGCCGACAACATCATCCTGCTGGGCATCCAGATCGAGGACCGCAAGGCCAGGCGCACGCTGCGCATCGTGAAGGCCCGCGGCATCGCCCATGACCTCGACGAGCACGAGCTCACGATCTCCTCCTCCGGCGTGAAGGTGGTGTGA
- a CDS encoding ATP-binding protein — translation MTTAPFQADRRAHQLRKLTEVSRALTYAMSLDEVLALTVRRAADLLEAQRAVLLLTDEEGLLVVKAAFGLETSQLEGFKEPLHETLITRLKVLLGTSEEAHFLGVPLVVGGEVTGLLAVARPGDESQPDDDEWLLSALADQAAVALEKSRLDETAEFRERLIGIVSHDLRNPVSVITMASSALMRWEQLDQRTINKLVSRIHSSGQRAADMIRDLLDFTQTRLGGGIHLGRRPADLHDIVRRVVEEMEVANPERHFSVVHAGEASGEWDEDRLAQVVGNLLSNAVSYSPAESEIRITTDAGAGGSAVLVIHNEGDPIDDDVLPHLFEPMRRASADLSNTHRSVGLGLYIVKHIVEAHEGTVSVHSKAGEGTRVRVELPGHAR, via the coding sequence ATGACCACCGCGCCGTTCCAGGCCGACCGGCGCGCACACCAACTGCGCAAGCTCACGGAGGTGAGCCGCGCGCTCACCTATGCGATGTCGCTGGACGAGGTGCTGGCGCTGACCGTGCGTCGCGCGGCGGACCTGCTGGAGGCACAGCGCGCGGTCCTCCTGCTGACCGATGAAGAGGGCCTGCTGGTGGTGAAGGCCGCGTTCGGGCTGGAGACATCGCAGCTCGAAGGCTTCAAGGAGCCGCTCCACGAGACGCTGATCACGCGGCTCAAGGTCCTGCTCGGCACCTCGGAAGAGGCGCACTTTCTGGGCGTTCCTCTGGTGGTGGGCGGCGAGGTGACGGGGTTGCTCGCCGTGGCCAGGCCCGGCGACGAATCGCAGCCCGACGACGATGAATGGCTGCTGTCCGCACTGGCGGATCAGGCGGCGGTCGCGCTGGAGAAGTCGCGACTGGACGAGACCGCCGAGTTCCGCGAACGGCTGATCGGCATCGTCAGCCACGACCTGCGCAACCCCGTGTCGGTCATCACCATGGCGTCGTCGGCGCTGATGCGCTGGGAGCAGCTTGATCAACGCACGATCAACAAGCTGGTGTCGCGCATCCACAGCTCGGGCCAGCGCGCCGCCGACATGATTCGAGACCTCCTCGACTTCACGCAGACACGGTTGGGCGGTGGCATCCATCTGGGACGTCGACCCGCGGACCTGCATGACATCGTGCGGCGCGTCGTCGAGGAGATGGAGGTCGCGAATCCGGAGCGGCATTTCTCCGTCGTGCATGCGGGGGAGGCATCGGGCGAATGGGATGAGGATCGATTGGCACAGGTGGTGGGCAACCTGCTGTCCAACGCGGTCAGCTACAGCCCGGCGGAGTCGGAGATCCGCATCACCACTGACGCGGGAGCGGGAGGAAGCGCGGTGCTCGTCATCCACAACGAGGGGGATCCCATCGATGACGACGTCCTGCCGCACCTGTTCGAGCCCATGCGGCGCGCATCGGCCGACCTGAGCAACACGCATCGCAGCGTGGGACTGGGTCTGTACATCGTCAAGCACATCGTGGAAGCGCATGAGGGCACGGTCAGCGTGCATTCCAAGGCCGGGGAAGGCACTCGCGTGCGTGTTGAGCTGCCTGGGCACGCTCGATGA
- a CDS encoding MFS transporter — protein MSPDDQQREKQGLDPRGRSALLAVLLGVMLSTLDTAIANVALPTIAADLQSHAADAIWVINAYQLAVVATMLPFAALGDGIGPRRVFLGGLVLFTVASGLCMAATSVELLAAARAFQGIGAGAMMSVNIALIRQIYPPTKLGRGVGINALVGSIGFVIGPTVASLLLSAASWPWLFGINVPLGLLAIACAWPTLPSSPPRPHGFDVGTAVLTATSFAALIFALGSMAQLAAWTQVLPAVVLTVVAGALLLHRQRGHATPMLPVDLLRRPMFALSAVTAVCAFATQGLAFVSLPFYFEQVLHRDAANAGYLMTSWPVVVAITAPLAGRLSDRHAPGLLGGIGLAVLAVGMCGLALQSHDPSLPMLVLWMALCGAGFGFFQAPNLTALMSSAPPHRSGGASGVIGVVRLLGQASGAALVALCFHLAGLRDGPTVALALGGVTAGLAAVASFARLRVRA, from the coding sequence ATGTCGCCCGACGATCAGCAACGAGAAAAACAAGGCCTGGACCCTCGCGGACGCAGCGCGCTGCTGGCGGTCCTGTTGGGCGTCATGCTCTCCACGCTGGACACGGCCATTGCCAACGTCGCGCTGCCGACCATCGCCGCCGACCTGCAATCGCATGCCGCCGACGCCATCTGGGTCATCAATGCCTACCAGCTCGCGGTCGTCGCCACGATGCTGCCCTTCGCCGCGCTGGGGGATGGCATCGGCCCGCGGCGAGTCTTTCTCGGAGGGCTCGTGCTGTTCACCGTCGCTTCGGGGCTGTGCATGGCGGCGACCAGCGTCGAGCTGCTCGCCGCCGCGCGAGCCTTCCAGGGCATAGGCGCGGGCGCGATGATGAGCGTGAACATCGCGCTGATCCGGCAGATCTACCCACCGACCAAACTGGGCCGCGGCGTGGGCATCAATGCGCTGGTGGGGAGCATCGGCTTCGTGATCGGACCGACGGTGGCCTCGCTGCTGCTGTCCGCGGCCAGTTGGCCCTGGCTGTTCGGCATCAACGTCCCCCTGGGCCTGCTGGCGATCGCCTGTGCCTGGCCGACATTGCCGAGCAGCCCACCCCGCCCGCACGGCTTCGACGTGGGCACCGCCGTCCTGACGGCCACCAGCTTTGCGGCGCTGATCTTTGCACTGGGCTCCATGGCGCAGTTGGCCGCCTGGACGCAGGTGTTGCCCGCTGTCGTGCTGACGGTCGTCGCCGGCGCGCTCCTGCTGCATCGCCAGCGCGGCCACGCCACGCCCATGCTGCCGGTGGACCTGTTGCGCAGGCCCATGTTTGCGCTGTCGGCGGTGACCGCGGTCTGCGCATTCGCCACCCAGGGCCTGGCCTTCGTCTCGCTGCCGTTCTACTTCGAGCAAGTCCTGCACCGCGACGCCGCCAACGCCGGGTACCTCATGACGTCGTGGCCGGTGGTCGTCGCGATTACCGCGCCACTCGCCGGCCGGCTGTCGGACCGGCATGCGCCGGGGCTGCTGGGCGGCATCGGCCTGGCGGTGCTGGCGGTCGGCATGTGCGGGTTGGCGCTGCAGTCCCACGATCCCTCGCTGCCGATGCTTGTGCTGTGGATGGCGCTGTGCGGCGCGGGCTTCGGTTTCTTCCAGGCGCCCAACCTGACCGCGCTGATGTCCAGCGCGCCCCCGCACCGCAGCGGCGGCGCCAGCGGCGTCATCGGTGTGGTGCGGCTGCTCGGACAGGCCAGCGGCGCCGCGCTGGTCGCCTTGTGCTTCCATCTGGCCGGCCTGCGTGACGGCCCGACCGTCGCGCTGGCGCTGGGCGGTGTGACCGCTGGGCTGGCAGCGGTGGCGAGTTTTGCGCGGTTGAGGGTTCGGGCTTAA
- a CDS encoding ATP-binding protein, with product MSIEIIGPRAYRFQDRVCVLLAIRAAHEGAIEMQIEPVDGEDAMLLLTGQGSRLTVDVQVKSEQGAITATKLVDWLTHFPYRQATDSLIEKLISDPSRSVLFVAGGRCTDATADHLVRLAADRFTLDPGIIKLGAEAAIRDELRAYAAVNAQSDGKTDKLRRAHVGRVVESITSSAFRAALHRVLLVEQQNDEEVIRETREELLSKHRVVPDHIDRVLREIEDIVFREKRTGNDVIPEIAAVVASGRSTNPLVSAAHVERSEEQALREQLANRKAVLISGAPRVGKSFIARSLAAGLQKQGFRVQVFGGVAEGGRFLLEPVDELRAALVDDPLGGSHTSDNAWRELQQLEQLIPRLGTSRRLIVAQAQDRLLEATREPSVQGLLTAGHAWITLGPGSPTFLQRVWRDAARSHQVPTELEEQVSRELLTGALDLEPGCLVHLASRHHQIPAGAHPDEVVRLARQDAKALGSALRAEKLGPLLTALAVGSTPELRVGETELAFILDATRTDRPGESDVLGTMMSVGPGIEPTRSAEVSTALSYDPLPQLSEPELGALEQLELRRMLSEVHQTYTFSHPFYRASAESLLDAATRKSRDAAVQQLERAIFTVAPESAIAAATNLQWVHRNLSGSSGDSGVVEVAKKGLSSVFPTVRELCFAFLVKQLPSMPEDEQGAVSDWLRKITWPRLSHVVWTHDQPRIPPADAAGSLAVDPFPERIPKSEIEGTLNVLGSDRPQRVSTQAAARAVQFLAENPSEMTAQMAARLLSYDVSLIRAPAAKAWLRIPRGHDAAILERIFAERSPSIAQAVYRGVVKAWSKCDEQRRQHLIEGLRGMSSSPATAAALIDDLVLIARREHGGTPTPWPILEATMPVVLGELPLGASIRDERLFDVVEKAIGNISEGALTAIIDRWIDLVARIAVSGGIPSDYMLGVSDIVLSGMPSIGPGRMDRMKRLLELTGTASRIRVVADLVVGWDNLSDLERNLLLSHLVADARDAVWIQASALTRFVVPEEIQEVILQASPRLSDSAEDMIAAVNPSLLNACVNVFTGGHPTIYYMGVHGSRSEEWKAIVLAITRKPQHELFEMSWEWTMAHDEVSAMTHAISVLGPDHANRVAGLLLARKRRTSGEFFPEVWAALFDLPVDESIKSRWIDRMVDIAPAVLDSLKEGIEWVPEARQEVFLQRLQPDYLLVSNISTLLKSNEVDDLPAEVTSSISALVSKLLEDSPPKFRSTYDFLKRAFVKMKVQDKGLMSSIAKQRAKTLKLAQEDRPKKVYPTLSDWIGPK from the coding sequence ATGTCCATCGAGATTATCGGGCCGAGGGCCTACAGGTTTCAGGACCGCGTCTGTGTCCTCCTAGCCATCCGGGCTGCCCATGAGGGCGCCATCGAGATGCAGATCGAGCCCGTCGACGGTGAAGATGCGATGCTTCTCTTGACGGGGCAGGGAAGCAGATTGACTGTTGACGTTCAGGTCAAGAGCGAACAGGGCGCCATAACCGCGACCAAACTTGTCGACTGGCTCACACACTTTCCGTACCGTCAGGCGACTGACTCGTTGATCGAGAAGCTGATTTCTGATCCGAGCCGGTCTGTTCTCTTTGTCGCGGGCGGACGATGTACTGATGCAACGGCAGATCATCTTGTGAGATTGGCTGCAGACAGATTCACGCTGGATCCAGGAATCATCAAGCTTGGCGCTGAGGCTGCCATACGCGACGAGCTCCGTGCCTATGCGGCAGTCAATGCTCAGTCTGACGGAAAAACGGACAAGCTAAGACGCGCTCACGTTGGGAGGGTGGTCGAATCGATAACGAGCAGCGCGTTTAGGGCAGCGTTGCATCGGGTACTTCTTGTTGAGCAGCAGAACGATGAGGAAGTCATCAGAGAGACTCGAGAGGAGTTGCTGTCCAAGCATCGGGTGGTGCCCGACCATATCGATCGAGTGCTGCGAGAAATTGAGGACATCGTTTTTCGAGAGAAGCGGACCGGAAATGACGTCATCCCAGAGATTGCCGCAGTGGTCGCTTCTGGGCGGTCTACAAATCCTTTGGTCTCTGCTGCGCACGTGGAGCGGAGTGAAGAGCAGGCGCTTCGGGAGCAGTTGGCCAATCGAAAGGCGGTTCTGATCTCCGGTGCTCCTCGAGTCGGAAAGAGCTTCATCGCACGGAGCCTCGCCGCTGGTCTTCAGAAGCAGGGCTTCCGAGTTCAAGTCTTTGGGGGCGTTGCGGAGGGGGGGCGATTCCTGTTGGAGCCAGTCGATGAGCTACGAGCCGCCCTCGTTGACGATCCGCTTGGGGGTTCGCATACGTCTGACAATGCCTGGCGTGAACTCCAACAGCTGGAGCAGCTCATTCCGAGATTGGGCACGTCCCGCCGTTTGATCGTCGCGCAAGCGCAGGATCGACTGCTGGAAGCAACACGAGAGCCGTCGGTTCAGGGGTTACTCACCGCGGGTCATGCATGGATCACCCTCGGGCCTGGCTCGCCAACATTCCTTCAACGTGTCTGGCGAGACGCAGCCCGATCCCACCAAGTTCCAACGGAACTGGAGGAGCAGGTGTCAAGAGAACTCTTGACCGGCGCTTTGGATCTTGAGCCAGGTTGTCTCGTACATCTCGCGAGCAGGCATCATCAGATCCCTGCTGGAGCGCACCCAGACGAAGTGGTTCGACTGGCGCGTCAGGACGCGAAGGCCCTGGGAAGTGCACTTAGAGCTGAGAAGCTGGGGCCGCTGTTGACTGCGCTGGCTGTCGGTTCTACTCCCGAGCTCCGAGTCGGCGAGACCGAGTTGGCGTTTATTCTTGATGCGACGCGAACAGATCGGCCAGGAGAGTCGGACGTCCTGGGGACCATGATGTCCGTAGGTCCAGGTATCGAACCGACAAGGTCGGCAGAAGTTTCGACAGCGCTTAGCTACGATCCACTGCCGCAACTCTCAGAGCCTGAGCTTGGCGCACTTGAACAACTGGAGCTGCGCCGAATGTTGTCGGAGGTCCACCAGACATACACGTTCAGCCATCCGTTCTATCGCGCTAGTGCAGAGTCACTGTTGGACGCTGCAACCAGAAAAAGTCGGGATGCCGCAGTGCAGCAGCTCGAGCGGGCAATCTTCACAGTGGCGCCCGAATCCGCTATCGCCGCCGCAACCAATCTCCAGTGGGTTCATCGGAACCTATCCGGCAGCAGCGGCGATTCAGGTGTCGTAGAGGTCGCCAAGAAGGGACTGAGCTCAGTGTTCCCGACGGTACGAGAACTGTGTTTTGCCTTCCTTGTGAAGCAACTGCCCTCGATGCCGGAGGACGAACAAGGGGCGGTCTCGGATTGGCTAAGGAAGATCACCTGGCCTCGGTTGTCCCACGTCGTATGGACTCATGATCAGCCGCGCATCCCGCCAGCCGATGCCGCAGGTTCGCTCGCGGTCGATCCTTTCCCCGAGAGGATCCCGAAGTCAGAGATTGAAGGAACATTAAACGTACTGGGCAGCGACCGTCCGCAAAGAGTCTCCACGCAGGCCGCGGCTCGCGCCGTCCAATTCCTTGCAGAGAACCCCAGCGAGATGACCGCCCAGATGGCAGCTCGGTTGCTGAGCTACGACGTCTCGCTGATTCGGGCGCCCGCCGCCAAAGCTTGGCTGCGCATTCCTCGTGGGCATGACGCTGCCATACTCGAACGCATCTTTGCGGAACGAAGTCCATCGATAGCTCAGGCCGTATATCGCGGTGTGGTCAAGGCTTGGTCGAAGTGCGATGAGCAACGCAGGCAGCACCTCATTGAGGGCCTGCGAGGGATGTCGAGTTCGCCCGCCACCGCTGCTGCACTGATTGACGATCTCGTGCTCATTGCGCGTAGGGAACACGGAGGAACGCCAACGCCCTGGCCGATTCTCGAAGCGACGATGCCGGTCGTGTTGGGCGAGCTTCCGTTGGGGGCATCCATCAGAGACGAACGGCTCTTTGATGTCGTTGAGAAGGCGATTGGTAACATCTCTGAGGGCGCACTAACCGCGATCATCGATCGCTGGATCGACCTCGTTGCGAGGATTGCTGTATCCGGCGGGATTCCGAGCGATTACATGCTCGGGGTCTCCGACATCGTGCTATCCGGTATGCCGTCGATCGGACCTGGCCGGATGGACCGAATGAAGCGCCTCCTTGAGTTAACCGGGACGGCATCGAGGATTCGCGTCGTTGCGGATCTCGTTGTCGGCTGGGACAACTTATCCGACCTTGAGCGAAATTTACTGCTCAGCCACCTTGTTGCGGATGCGCGTGACGCGGTCTGGATTCAAGCCTCTGCTTTGACGCGATTCGTCGTGCCAGAGGAAATTCAAGAGGTGATCCTGCAGGCAAGCCCGAGGCTGAGCGATTCCGCGGAAGACATGATCGCGGCCGTGAATCCTTCGCTGTTGAATGCGTGCGTCAATGTATTCACCGGGGGGCACCCCACCATCTATTACATGGGAGTGCATGGGTCTAGGAGTGAGGAGTGGAAGGCGATCGTGCTAGCGATCACCCGGAAACCGCAGCACGAATTGTTTGAAATGTCTTGGGAGTGGACGATGGCCCACGACGAAGTAAGTGCTATGACGCACGCGATTTCAGTGCTAGGGCCTGATCATGCGAATCGCGTCGCAGGGCTTCTTCTCGCGCGCAAACGTCGAACCTCCGGCGAGTTCTTTCCTGAGGTGTGGGCGGCGCTCTTCGACCTTCCGGTCGACGAGTCCATCAAGTCAAGATGGATCGATCGGATGGTAGACATCGCTCCAGCAGTGCTCGACTCGCTGAAGGAGGGGATTGAGTGGGTCCCCGAAGCTCGCCAGGAAGTATTTCTTCAACGCCTGCAGCCGGACTACCTGCTGGTGTCGAACATTTCAACGCTGTTGAAGAGCAACGAGGTCGATGATCTGCCGGCAGAAGTCACGTCCAGCATCTCTGCACTGGTCTCCAAGCTCCTGGAGGACTCGCCTCCAAAGTTCAGGTCAACCTACGATTTTTTGAAACGGGCTTTCGTGAAGATGAAGGTTCAGGACAAGGGCCTGATGAGCTCCATCGCTAAGCAACGGGCGAAGACCTTAAAGTTGGCCCAGGAGGACAGACCAAAAAAGGTCTACCCGACGCTGAGCGATTGGATTGGCCCGAAATAA